A segment of the Crassostrea angulata isolate pt1a10 chromosome 10, ASM2561291v2, whole genome shotgun sequence genome:
atgtacttttcgaTTACTCGTTGCTTTTGTTTTTGCCAGTTTTACAGTGAAAATTATCTATTCTTTTTCCAGATAACTGCCTGGTCAGTTTCAATTCATCTAGTCCAACCATGACCTCATTTGTCACACTAACTACTATCTATGCATATTAGTAGATGTtgtaaattataacaaatatttacatgtataactttaaTAAGATATCAATTTTCTCTGTGTGTTCAATCGATGTGCAGATCTATCGTAGttgtggggagggggggggggggtgacaatattcaaatttattttaaatttaataaaatctaTACAACCCTCTCGGAATCCCCCGCCCCCTCCAGACCTCTCTGCTGGATCAGTGCCTATAGCTAGAAAGTTGTGCGCAAATCTAAATACAAACACATGACTGTACATTAACAATTCCACACAAAtataatcatcatcatcatattaACATAAACATGAAAACAGATTTACAAAATTTCGATACATATGCACAGTTTTCCACTTTGactatgttaaaaaaaaaatcaggctAAAAAGAGAATTCGAAcaccattttgttttaaattatatttttaattccaCTCCTGAGCGATAGATTATCTTTCATCGCTGTTATGTTTACAGACATGAAAACCATATTTACACAGCTCCAAGAAAAACTGGACGACTTCAAAGATAGCCAACACGGACAGACCGATCCACAAACCAATGGCTCCGCCCACGTCTGAGGCAAACTGTGCCGTCTAAAATGACATGCCCAtcgtttgaattaaaaaaaataatgttcttaaatCATTATAATCTAAAAGACTTTCGCTGTGAAATTATGTAAagaaagaatacatgtattaaaaaagtgGAAGGAAAAGAATAGACAAATTAAGTAATTCTCCGTTAAAATTccatttgatttataaaaactCCATTTTAATTCAGATTTTTTATGAGGGCTGTGTGGTCATAGCAATTCTTGGACTAAATTAGTTTCTTTTTAGTTGAAGAGCTCTGTTTAGATGTAGGGaaacattcaatttttatagcttaaattttaaaataaaatatttgaattttttcaaaagataaaaataataattaataaaaaatattaatttgtcaAATTTCACGGCAGAGCTGATAAGTAGTTTATCGACCATAAAGCTCCATTAATTCAGAAAGTGGAAATACCGCTATTTCTGGCTCTTCTTCAATTTTCTCATAGTTCAAGTCCTCGTAGTATATCGTTACTTTCAGGAAATTCAAGCTAAAATCCCAAAATAAAGAATTGTGTTTGGAGACTCATCATGTAGAATTAAGTCTTTAAAAGActcattttttatgattttacaaAACTTGTTACCAGATCATGTAGTCttatgttgaaatatttttatatatacggtattttattgttcTTAAGATAAGTTCCCACACAAGTCTACCTGAGTAAGCGTGGATCTGTTATGCTGGTTAACGTAAAACACTGTAGAGGAAATCGCTCACAAAGCCCTGTCAAAAGCGTGTTCTGAAAGAGAAAACGCTATAtaattcaacaattttagaaCCAAAGTTCATACCGGTATTTGACGCTCATCATTGCCCTTCTATCGTCTCTACCCcaaaaccaacttttattcgagACAACTTTATTGGTTCGCGGAGAATAAACTTCGCGATCATGCCCTTTTCCCCACACCCGCGTTGTTAATACAGAGCCATACGTCAAAGGTTTTATttgcggcgagaaatattcgcgacgacgCGGCGAAATTTCCAGCACGCGAAAaatagttggtttacagtacggTCACCACCAAAACCTGCCGCCACCACCACCACTATCATCACCATCACCTATAATCATGTTACCACAAATTATACTGCCACCACATCGTATTCTTACGCTGTATTTTTCTGTGGGCCACTGTCGACTGCTTGGAAACAACGAGTactttttttctctgaaatatCAAGTGATCAGAGTATGAATAAGTTTGATTGAACTTCTTGGAAATCTAATGAAACTGAATTTGGGTTTaatcttttttctgaaaaaaaaataattcgcCGGAAATGAGAGAAAAAATTGCAATACTAGAGTCAGTTCACCTGCAGGGGTTTGGGCAATTACAATTTCTGTTCTGTGATTTGAATTctctttgaattttatttatacaggagaTTTCTGCAAGTAAGATGAAAAGGTTCAAATTATAGAAGGAATGAGATCTTAAAACAGagataataaattatttgtttgagTTGAAGTTTTAGGTGCGTGCATTATGGTAGAGCTTGTTTGAAGCAcctcatatattttttttttcttataataaaaaaatactcaatttggtggggttttttttttttggcttttcaAATATCTGTCTCATTATGCTAACTCTAAAATAGCTCAGAACAGCAGCTTCACGGTACATTAACTCTAAAAGTATTAAAAGCGGGGgctgttgaaaaaaaatcccccACTTCCCCCAAGCAAATAATGCTGAacgttttatcaattaattggACATTTATTGGACCAATATAAACCTACTGGACGTATATTTCCAACTTCATACTGTAAATTTAACTTTACATACACGCAGATAGAGATAGTATTTGAACTATATATCTGTACCTGACTGGGTTCGGCACCACTTGTTTTTGAACGGGCTGTTAGAAAAGTGGTAGAACTCCTTGTATTCATGGAAATAACACCCACATTCTCTGACCATGACAGATTGTTCGCAAACTATACGACACACCTacacatcaaaataaaaaactatcaaaattattaaaacaattccATTTACATCCAATTTTTAACGAATAGATATATGCCTGAACAAAATTCCACAGCATGTATAAAACACCCCCTCCCAACATGTATGATAAGCAGTCAGAATAGAAATATCCAACACGCTAAAGGCTCCTGATAGGGCGCTGTCGTTATGCCAAGTATAAAAAAAGTGTGGCGAGTGAAGTCAGGTTGATATCACCATATTGGTGATAATTATACGAGGATTACTCatattttgaaactttaaaataaaaatctagtACACAATAAACGGAAACACGTTAAATCGAGTTGAAGGATTATTACAGAAATTGACAATGATCATACAACATCCACAACATCCATACTCGAATTTTCATAAGAGAGTAATGCTTCATGCGTgggattttaatgaaaaacccTCAACGAATTACGAAGTACATTGCAAATGTGTACATCAAATACAGGAAttcaattttatgtttatttgcaACTCATCAACAAATGCGTTAACAACAAAAGTCCATTGTCGTCGTCACGTGATCGgcatcgtcggatacccacgggtgatcgcgtcttttacttatcaCCAGGGTGATAAGTAAAAAacgcgatcacccgtgggtaACACCTAGgtgataagtaaaaaaaaaccgcgATCAtccgtgggtatccgacgatggGTGATCGCTAATACCGCTGATTGCTGACATAATTTTCTAATGAAAAATAACTTTGTCAAAACactgtataattatacattgtTCTTATTTACTACAATAATGTAATGTTGTCGGGCGCTAAGTTATAAGACGCGAAAACTTGGGATTTCATGATCTACCCGGTATTTAAGGCATCCAATGTATAACGACTACATTTTGTACGAAATAAATATTCTGATCCTCtttatcatgatatcattttgaaggtgttgtcaaatgaaaatactccaccaagggaattttcaaaattttaattcttttgtcTAATTTTAAATTACACCTTGAGTTTTACATTGAAGTCTATGTGCAGTGcagttttattaagatattttaaaaaaaatgaaattcatacaGTTCTTTTGGTGATTATATacataaactttctctttattaaatatgaaatgaaacgaATCATTTACCtgagatattttgacaaaattaaaatgatcgtcttttttcatcaaggggagataactcttaaaaaattaaagttgcaAAAATGACCGGCTTCGTATATGCAGTCAGGCTCCGCCATCACCAACcttcctcaagtcaatactcggcctcaaatctgaggtttgacctcaaatttatgcacttttctttaaaggatttgagttgaggaatgagttaagggatttgaaaattttggtgacggtggaGCCAGTTCATTTTACCTTTATTGttttctagcaatacatatttaactaaTTCAAagtgattcaaaattgtttaatttccctttattataaattgaataccttaaatCCTACCTCTATTCTAATTCTACTGTTAAGTCACACAATTACTGCATAGTAGAGAAAGGCATACTGTTCTGGAATATTCCACTTTATGTTGTCTTTTGAAATCTTGACCATTTTCGCAATCCCTGTAGGACGGTGAAACTCTAGTGATATCTTTCTGCAAAGAAAAAGACCACCCTTATGCCTTTATCTGGACACGCGAGACGttcttcaattttattaaattttccttGATATACCGGGgtattatttcttatttattaacattgaaatctgttaattaaaataaaatcagggtacattaccaggcaattttggagctagaatatttagatattttttaaaaatagcatgcaaaatgcatctgaatgctttaaaatgaattcgtagtttatattttcaattgagcattttatatcttaattcaaaaagtatcatataacatgaaaataCAATTACTGGATTACTAAGTGGAAATCTTGACATTGTGCAGATATGAAAAAAGGGAGAAAAATGGAAGATAAGTCGCGTCTGACCGTTATACATACATCAACAGTTGGTTTGCTTAATAATCACGAACACCCAAATATTTTCCAAACACAGTTGATTTGCTAAATTACAAACATGTTTTGTACGAAGACAAAACAAATATCCCTCTTCTTTATTAGTTGATTTGCTAAATAAAAACAGCCACCCAAATATTTACCAAACGCAAGCCTACGTGTGTTTCGTAAGAAGACGAAACGAATATTCCCTCCTCGTCAGGGAGGGGGAATGTGTCCTGATCGTGGATCTGTAAGCGCATGCCGTACCCCTGGCTGAGTCCTTTCAGATACTCGTCATTCTCCATGTAAAGTATCAAAGTCAACCCTGGATTTGGAAAATAATCAACTTAAGCAGTAGTCATAGAAAATACCCGTTTAGTCTATTTTactatttcaaacaacattctTTTTCTATTTTGACCGTCATACAATTTTACTTATGTTCGTCGAccttttctttttgaaaaaattgtcacCTGATTTTGGACCAGTCTTTTTGGCAACAAATCCTTTGGACTGAATCGTGAAGCAGTTACCATATTCAGGTGTATTCACCAAGGTAAAGTTTCTGGAAATAACAGATTAATTAATCATTTCTTCGTATAAGTTGAGTCATAACTTGTGTGTTGAACGAAAAATACCCGACATGAATCGTACTTCACACACTCAATttattttgaaggaaaaaaaataaatttcaatcgACGGATATATTATTCCATCGTCGGGAACCCACGGCCAGTCTCGCAAACGCTCAGTAAGCGTATGCGAGACTGACAGTGGGTTTTCGACGATGATATTATTCCAACTTCCAACTGAAGATCAACGCACTCTGCATAGCATTTGAACCCGTTGTATGAGCAGGATATCAGCATGTCCTCTATCTGGTGTCCTACGTCGATCCTTGTATCTCTGAAAATAAACTAAAACTTATTCTGCATCAAAATAACCATAGCTGCCATTATGGAGCTTGTAATCAGAGTAAGGTACAATAACTTACCTTGGCATGGAGAGATACAGACTCCGGAAGGAACTTTCTATTTTAAACACACTGTCCCTCTCCGCACCCCTAAAGATGTCGTCGACGTAGTAGTAATCCGAGTAATAATCGTCATAGTACGACATGTTGTCAAAATCGAAATCATCAAATCCTTCTACAAATCGCTTCTTCctctaaaaaaaaacacgtttaATAAGAATGcatatggtggcatagatctgccaccacttgtcagatagttatgtcgacttgtcagatgattatatcgacttgtcagatatttatgtcaacttgtcagatctttatgttgacttgtcagaaaataaccatattgactagaaactcaatattttgttgttaaagcGTGTTAGTGCCACTAACTGCCATTAAGTTGTCATcataatatctgacaagtcgacataaagatctggctagttaacataattatctgactgAAAAAATAGTATGGCCactaatttaaagaaaattatcattcatattataagtcgacttgtcaaataatgatgttgacttgtcagatgttatgtcgtcttgtcaaataattatgtcgacttgtcaaataattatgtcgacttgtcaaataattatgtcgacttaaAAGATGctaatgtcgacttgtcagatccttatgtcgacttgtcagaaaatattattttaacttGATGGCACAAATTGGGCGTGGAAAGGTTATAgagttaaaatttttaaacacgtgGATAAGTGACAAGTctacataattatctgacaagtcgacataattatctggcaAGTCGACATcaggatctgacaagtcgacataattatctgacaagtggtggcagatctatgccaccataaatGCATGACTGAATTTGCaaaacatgtattgaaataatataGTATGCTGCTATCGtatgttttatatacaaaagTAAAAATTCGATATTGCATCTTTACTTTCTTAATTCACGCTCCTAAAGAAACGAGATTTGCCATATTTTCCCTCATTTTTTCTTTGGTGTAAATGTTTTCTTACCTTGCTCATCTTAAAATCATAGCAAGCAAAATCAGAGACAACTCTCCAACAATACCCATTCATTTATTCCGTTAGAAAGTTCAAAGCAAaatgagctgtatttttcagaatttatatTGCTGTGTAGACCTGTATGATAAAGAAGGTGAAAACGAATCgtaaaattgtatcataataaagAGGGAAATTCACTGGGAAATATGGCATACCAGTTATTGTAtatgtacaggacgacaatagaaccattttaacaagagtttggactttgggtagtggtg
Coding sequences within it:
- the LOC128164627 gene encoding degenerin unc-8-like, which encodes MSRNNQKYHDGWTFGVDQEMAYRNSRNRGLFGLGSSPWEAQSHDTGSLSKRFYPDYRSADPRPDYEDREQKREKTVSKKSFRKIFNRFADRTAMQGVGYIKSAKLWYSRALWAFLLLVAIGWMVFHLFYLISQFLELPIQTKISLGFNNLQFPAVTLCNMNAVKWSRLPDTPLDLQEIVAKTDPDQFNPGADVPGKRKKRFVEGFDDFDFDNMSYYDDYYSDYYYVDDIFRGAERDSVFKIESSFRSLYLSMPRDTRIDVGHQIEDMLISCSYNGFKCYAENFTLVNTPEYGNCFTIQSKGFVAKKTGPKSGLTLILYMENDEYLKGLSQGYGMRLQIHDQDTFPLPDEEGIFVSSSYETHVGLRLKDITRVSPSYRDCENGQDFKRQHKVEYSRTVCRIVCEQSVMVRECGCYFHEYKEFYHFSNSPFKNKWCRTQSEISCINKIQREFKSQNRNCNCPNPCREKKYSLFPSSRQWPTEKYSNTLLTGLCERFPLQCFTLTSITDPRLLSLNFLKVTIYYEDLNYEKIEEEPEIATAQFASDVGGAIGLWIGLSVLAIFEVVQFFLELCKYGFHVCKHNSDER